A single genomic interval of Leptospira montravelensis harbors:
- a CDS encoding NAD(P)H-dependent flavin oxidoreductase, producing the protein MKIKTKITEMLKIDLPIIAAPMFLVSYPELVVAVSEAGGIGCFPSLNYRTPEQLREGILEIRSKTKKPIGVNLILHKEHNPNWAKQFEVVMDLKVELIITSLGTPRTIAKEIKSNGSTLFCDVTTLKHANIVAKSGADALIAVSQGAGGHAGAITPFALIPYLKKEVGLPVIAAGAISTGSQMAAALSLGADAVYIGTRFIATPESKAQNEYKQMLIDSSPDEIIYTEKISGIPANWLAKSVERSPDVLEDGPKKIAAGHAGGEKAVEQEYKRWRDIWSAGQGVAQIEEVKPAGEIVKEIASEYLATLNNLPR; encoded by the coding sequence ATGAAAATCAAAACAAAAATCACAGAAATGTTAAAAATTGATCTGCCAATTATAGCAGCTCCAATGTTCCTCGTCTCCTATCCGGAGTTAGTGGTGGCAGTTTCGGAAGCAGGTGGGATAGGCTGTTTTCCCTCGTTAAACTACCGAACACCGGAACAGTTACGAGAAGGAATTTTGGAAATCCGTTCCAAAACCAAAAAACCAATCGGTGTCAATTTGATCCTACACAAAGAACATAACCCGAATTGGGCGAAACAATTCGAAGTGGTTATGGATTTAAAAGTAGAGTTAATCATTACAAGTTTAGGAACTCCAAGGACTATCGCCAAAGAAATCAAATCCAATGGATCTACTTTGTTTTGCGACGTTACCACACTCAAACATGCAAACATTGTCGCAAAATCAGGAGCAGATGCTCTCATTGCCGTTTCGCAAGGTGCTGGTGGACATGCAGGTGCTATCACTCCTTTTGCATTAATTCCTTATTTGAAAAAAGAAGTTGGACTTCCTGTGATTGCCGCTGGTGCCATTTCTACGGGATCACAAATGGCGGCAGCTTTGTCTTTAGGGGCCGATGCGGTTTATATCGGAACTCGTTTTATTGCAACACCAGAATCAAAAGCGCAAAATGAATACAAACAGATGTTAATTGATTCTAGTCCTGACGAAATCATTTATACCGAAAAAATTTCAGGAATCCCTGCCAATTGGTTAGCAAAATCAGTGGAAAGGTCACCGGATGTTTTAGAAGACGGTCCTAAAAAAATTGCCGCAGGTCATGCGGGCGGTGAAAAAGCCGTTGAACAAGAATACAAACGTTGGAGAGATATTTGGTCTGCGGGCCAAGGTGTGGCTCAAATTGAAGAAGTAAAACCAGCTGGCGAAATTGTAAAAGAGATAGCCAGTGAATACTTAGCTACTCTCAACAATCTTCCTCGATAA
- a CDS encoding protein-disulfide reductase DsbD family protein: MVSEIQTFIESQLSSGSFSVYSFLFLALGGLLAGLLPCVYPLYPITAGILKSRVTNHKWSHPFVYYLGLASMYAVFGLVAGLSGGAFNSFLRYPETQVFLAILLFVLGLSVAEFLYFPFFAGDLRNSANVSYANTFFLGVGAGLLSSPCVGPVVVSILVQLIAYQTEGISLFPILFTSLKMFVFGLGLGIPFLLIGVFGFALPKSGKWMKAIQWILALMILYFSFTYLEKAFVLWGLSSALSVKVFFIWILALVFLYLQKQEGLPHEKMKFALLQMGAFTSLIVLVILLQSTLWKLESGSSHLKLNSAPTEIHGNLEWYRSEADVYRIAKETGKPIFIDFYADWCTNCKEFQKLTLSHKEWNETFKNNAILWKVYDTDPIFDEFANNPNYPELKIGLPFFLILDAEGKMIYKSNDYLDTKGMMEVIKKL, encoded by the coding sequence ATGGTATCTGAAATCCAAACCTTTATAGAATCTCAATTGTCTTCTGGTTCCTTTTCTGTTTATAGTTTTTTATTTTTGGCCTTAGGTGGGCTTTTGGCAGGTCTTTTGCCTTGTGTTTATCCTTTATACCCCATTACGGCAGGGATTTTAAAATCTCGAGTAACGAATCATAAATGGTCACATCCCTTTGTTTACTATTTGGGTTTAGCCAGTATGTATGCTGTATTTGGACTTGTCGCAGGTTTGAGTGGGGGAGCATTCAATTCCTTTTTACGATATCCTGAAACTCAGGTTTTCCTTGCGATTTTGTTATTTGTTTTGGGACTCAGCGTAGCTGAATTTTTATATTTTCCTTTTTTCGCAGGTGATTTAAGAAATTCAGCAAATGTAAGTTATGCGAATACATTCTTTTTAGGTGTTGGTGCCGGTCTTCTTTCCTCTCCTTGTGTGGGACCTGTTGTGGTTTCAATTCTTGTCCAACTCATTGCTTACCAAACAGAAGGGATAAGTTTGTTTCCCATTCTTTTTACTTCTTTAAAGATGTTTGTATTTGGTTTGGGTCTTGGGATTCCATTTTTACTCATAGGAGTTTTTGGTTTTGCATTACCAAAATCGGGAAAGTGGATGAAGGCCATCCAATGGATTCTTGCTTTGATGATCCTATATTTTTCTTTTACTTATTTGGAAAAAGCCTTTGTCCTTTGGGGATTGAGTTCTGCTCTTTCTGTAAAAGTATTTTTCATTTGGATTTTGGCTTTGGTATTTCTTTACTTACAAAAGCAAGAAGGTCTTCCTCACGAAAAAATGAAGTTCGCTCTTTTACAAATGGGAGCTTTTACTTCCTTGATTGTGTTGGTTATACTTTTACAATCTACGCTGTGGAAACTGGAATCGGGTTCTTCTCATTTAAAATTAAACTCGGCTCCTACGGAGATTCATGGAAATTTAGAATGGTACCGCAGTGAAGCGGATGTCTATCGGATCGCCAAAGAAACGGGAAAACCTATATTTATCGATTTCTATGCTGATTGGTGTACGAACTGCAAAGAGTTTCAGAAACTTACGCTTTCGCACAAAGAATGGAATGAAACTTTTAAAAATAATGCCATCCTTTGGAAAGTATATGATACCGATCCCATTTTTGATGAGTTTGCAAACAATCCCAATTATCCAGAATTAAAAATTGGGCTACCTTTCTTTTTAATTTTAGATGCTGAAGGAAAGATGATTTATAAATCTAACGATTATTTAGATACAAAAGGTATGATGGAAGTGATTAAGAAACTTTAA
- a CDS encoding FecR family protein, whose product MVVRRIMSLRILLTLFSILLTSVSLFAEEFAVATFTRGKVSFLSATDSSKLWKTLKVNDVLKPGDRIKTGNGSKVDFLYQETEIRIQPNTDFTLNEWNSDKKIAKAYVQNGAAWFRVNNFKKGSFEVSTQTTTAGVRGTAFGVFYEEKDKKGYTCVCEGLVNINGSEFSKGTGGAVKLGATELEKNDYKELITKEGATIQFKEKRKGNPMLSKCLPCHKPVGWEDNSFTPDETYGKK is encoded by the coding sequence ATGGTTGTTAGAAGGATTATGAGCCTCAGAATCCTTCTAACCCTTTTTTCTATCCTCCTAACCAGCGTTTCCCTTTTTGCGGAAGAGTTTGCCGTGGCAACGTTTACCCGTGGGAAAGTGAGTTTTCTCTCCGCTACTGACTCTTCCAAACTTTGGAAAACTCTTAAAGTGAATGATGTTCTGAAACCAGGAGACCGGATTAAAACAGGGAATGGATCCAAAGTTGATTTTTTATACCAAGAAACAGAAATACGAATCCAACCAAACACTGATTTTACGCTCAATGAATGGAATTCTGATAAAAAAATTGCCAAAGCCTATGTGCAAAATGGTGCCGCTTGGTTCCGGGTAAATAATTTCAAAAAAGGAAGTTTTGAGGTATCCACACAAACTACAACTGCGGGAGTACGTGGTACCGCCTTCGGAGTGTTCTACGAAGAAAAAGATAAAAAAGGATACACTTGTGTCTGTGAAGGACTTGTAAACATCAATGGTTCTGAATTTTCTAAAGGAACAGGTGGTGCAGTTAAATTAGGTGCTACTGAGTTGGAAAAAAATGATTACAAAGAACTAATCACAAAAGAGGGTGCTACCATTCAGTTCAAAGAAAAACGAAAAGGCAATCCCATGTTGTCAAAATGTCTTCCATGCCACAAACCAGTAGGTTGGGAAGATAATAGTTTTACTCCGGACGAAACTTACGGTAAAAAGTGA
- the thyX gene encoding FAD-dependent thymidylate synthase, with protein sequence MQQSDFESISRVSVPELDSILGKPFPILDDGFVRLVDYMGSDESIVQAARVSYGKGTKKVNEDRGLIRYLMRHRHSTPFEMCELKLHVRVPMDTWRQWIRHRMANVNEYSTRYSVAIDSAQTTLPGEWRVQSVGNKQGSDGYLESSKGDHLTKRETEFQKFATDIYNERLEMGVAREQARKDLPLATYTEAYWKIDLHNLLHFLALRMDDHAQLEIRLFAKTIGEQIVQKWVPNAWEAFVDYRLSALNLTKYDTQIIQALNTSGKEGAKKKAIELGLLDEQGSTAKKSREREELEYKLKDMGFTIPW encoded by the coding sequence ATGCAACAATCTGATTTCGAATCCATTTCAAGAGTTTCCGTTCCCGAATTAGACTCCATTCTAGGAAAACCATTCCCGATTCTGGACGATGGGTTTGTCAGGCTTGTTGATTACATGGGTTCCGATGAATCCATCGTTCAGGCAGCACGCGTTTCGTACGGAAAAGGAACAAAAAAGGTAAATGAAGACCGCGGACTCATTCGTTATTTGATGCGCCACAGACATAGTACTCCTTTTGAAATGTGCGAACTAAAGCTACATGTTCGCGTTCCTATGGACACTTGGCGGCAGTGGATCCGCCACCGAATGGCAAATGTCAATGAATACTCTACGCGTTACTCCGTAGCCATTGACTCGGCGCAAACCACTCTTCCTGGTGAATGGCGAGTTCAATCGGTAGGAAACAAACAAGGAAGTGATGGATATTTAGAATCATCCAAGGGCGACCACCTAACAAAAAGAGAAACTGAATTCCAAAAGTTTGCTACTGATATTTATAATGAAAGATTAGAAATGGGTGTGGCTCGCGAACAAGCAAGAAAGGATCTTCCTCTTGCTACTTATACAGAAGCTTATTGGAAAATAGACTTACATAATTTACTTCATTTTTTAGCACTGCGTATGGATGATCACGCCCAGTTGGAGATCCGATTATTTGCAAAAACCATTGGCGAACAAATTGTTCAAAAATGGGTTCCGAATGCTTGGGAAGCCTTTGTGGATTATCGATTGAGCGCTTTGAACCTCACAAAATACGATACACAAATTATCCAAGCTCTCAATACATCCGGTAAAGAAGGAGCCAAAAAGAAAGCCATCGAACTAGGGTTGTTAGATGAACAAGGTTCCACCGCTAAAAAAAGCCGTGAACGTGAGGAATTGGAGTACAAATTGAAAGATATGGGTTTTACGATTCCCTGGTAA
- a CDS encoding alpha/beta fold hydrolase: MALEENSLEDRLIKISTRDSNKSLMVNPDKIYIFPVPKTTFQFLENIWQSFANKMVSLVDFNDDPIFNFSIFEVIDQEEMKIVATATHFKLKEIAERRKIPGIEEYIKKSRPIHLADPRNESARFIRKSIIDFNKGLRPEVIFINLKQEEIHPEKKVLLSETMNHAIGIPLFVNENPIGILWGITKDPIPEDKIRPLTLQLYSLFDVIEFVVAKEMESGNDHYIAQKNIEKADTVSNSRNLFYTTTKDQKEPVTSIIFKSHQYNIEYRMDASFIIPTTDGYAVSLKSFTPEKLNNTGKNLLLIPGFFCRRSVMDKLAKELALKYGYRVFLMDMRGRSRQTMPKHGKKEGWTVDNYIQDDFPEVLRWIRWHYPSERTVVLGHSMGGMIPRFYVSSYEKIKELKEEFNLPKPEEYIAGIVSITSPNYISLKSNFIGLDTLKRGFSMLPHKMISDMILSMASFSMQATIQTIDLKKFFKLILNLHSSLRSFSYNIGTKVLTIKDFVGYKEITPPEWYFLMEDVFCEESVSVIMQFFQSQISNERSFWSNDGRINYTENFLNNFNMPIYSVIGTVDKIVPEESLTELKDLKSENKVVTYYEQGHLGIIFHGETVRKICKGIDEWIQGLK, from the coding sequence ATGGCACTTGAAGAAAATTCGTTGGAAGATCGTTTGATCAAAATTTCCACCAGAGACAGCAATAAAAGTCTCATGGTAAACCCGGACAAAATTTACATTTTTCCGGTACCAAAAACTACTTTCCAATTTTTGGAAAATATATGGCAATCCTTCGCTAATAAAATGGTTTCCCTTGTTGACTTCAACGATGATCCCATTTTTAACTTTTCGATTTTTGAAGTCATCGACCAAGAGGAAATGAAAATTGTGGCCACAGCCACTCACTTCAAACTCAAGGAAATTGCAGAGCGAAGAAAAATTCCAGGAATTGAAGAATATATAAAAAAATCACGCCCCATCCATTTAGCTGATCCGCGAAATGAATCCGCACGTTTTATTAGAAAATCCATTATTGATTTTAATAAAGGTCTAAGACCCGAAGTTATTTTTATTAATCTCAAACAAGAAGAAATTCATCCTGAAAAAAAAGTATTACTTTCAGAAACTATGAACCATGCTATTGGGATTCCTCTGTTTGTGAATGAAAACCCAATTGGAATTCTTTGGGGAATTACGAAAGATCCAATTCCTGAGGATAAAATACGACCACTCACTCTCCAACTTTATTCCTTGTTTGATGTGATAGAGTTTGTTGTCGCAAAAGAAATGGAATCGGGAAACGACCATTATATCGCACAAAAGAATATTGAAAAAGCCGATACAGTTTCCAATTCGCGGAATTTGTTTTACACAACCACAAAAGACCAAAAAGAACCTGTTACTTCCATCATTTTCAAATCGCACCAATATAATATTGAATACAGAATGGATGCATCCTTCATTATTCCAACTACTGATGGTTATGCGGTATCATTAAAGAGTTTTACACCAGAAAAATTGAACAATACAGGGAAAAATCTTTTGTTAATTCCTGGATTCTTTTGCAGGCGTTCTGTGATGGATAAACTAGCAAAGGAACTCGCTCTCAAATATGGATACCGCGTTTTCCTTATGGATATGAGAGGGAGATCCAGACAAACTATGCCAAAACATGGAAAAAAAGAAGGATGGACGGTTGATAACTACATCCAAGATGATTTTCCAGAAGTATTACGTTGGATTCGTTGGCACTACCCGAGCGAAAGAACAGTTGTGCTAGGTCATAGTATGGGTGGAATGATTCCACGCTTTTATGTTTCTTCTTATGAAAAAATCAAAGAACTAAAAGAAGAGTTTAATTTACCGAAACCTGAAGAATACATTGCAGGAATTGTTTCCATTACTTCGCCTAACTATATCAGCTTAAAATCTAACTTTATCGGACTTGATACTTTGAAACGTGGGTTCAGTATGCTTCCTCATAAAATGATTTCTGATATGATTTTGAGTATGGCTAGTTTTTCTATGCAAGCCACAATCCAAACCATCGATTTAAAAAAATTCTTTAAACTCATTTTGAACTTACATTCGAGTTTACGAAGTTTTAGTTATAATATTGGAACTAAAGTTTTAACCATCAAAGACTTTGTGGGTTATAAAGAAATCACGCCCCCGGAATGGTATTTTCTCATGGAAGATGTGTTTTGCGAAGAGTCTGTCTCAGTAATTATGCAGTTTTTCCAAAGCCAAATCTCTAACGAAAGGAGTTTCTGGTCAAACGATGGTCGGATCAATTATACTGAAAATTTTCTAAACAACTTCAATATGCCGATTTATAGCGTAATTGGAACTGTTGATAAAATTGTTCCCGAAGAAAGTTTAACAGAACTAAAAGATCTTAAATCAGAAAACAAGGTGGTCACTTA